From Camelina sativa cultivar DH55 chromosome 7, Cs, whole genome shotgun sequence, one genomic window encodes:
- the LOC104703703 gene encoding serine carboxypeptidase-like 32 yields MNIFSVSIALCLCTFFAFVSSDTSEAMRDLVTNFPGQPKVSFRHYAGYVTVDEPSGRALFYWFFEAMTYPNMKPLLLWLNGGPGCSSVGYGATQEIGPFLVDNKGNSVKSNPYAWNKEANVLFLESPAGVGFSYSNTSSDYRKLGDDFTARDTYAFLQKWLVRFPAYKENLFYIAGESYAGKYVPELAEVIYDKNKEHNDNLSLHINLKGILLGNPLTSYVEDWTGWVDYAWSHAVISDETYRVIKRSCNFNSNTTWDVKDCKEGVDEILKQYKEIDQFSLYTPTCIHHSSKLYSYANSKTTIPRLFDGFDPCLDDYAKVFYNRADVQKALHATDGVHPKNWTICNADILNNWNWTDSKPSVLPIYKKLIAGGFRVWVYSGDADGRVPVLSTRYCINKLELQIKTTWRPWYHEKQVSGWFQEYEGLTFATFRGAGHDVPSFKPSESLAFFSAFLNGVPPPSSRQS; encoded by the exons ATGAACATTTTCAGTGTATCCATTGCTTTGTGTCTTTGCACTTTTTTCGCTTTTGTTTCATCTGATACTTCAGAAGCAATGAGAGATCTCGTGACAAACTTTCCTGGCCAACCAAAAGTTAGCTTCAGACATTACGCCGGTTATGTCACTGTCGATGAACCCAGTGGGAGGGCTTTGTTTTATTGGTTCTTCGAAGCTATGACTTATCCCAACATGAAGCCTTTATTACTATGGCTTAATGGAG gTCCTGGCTGTTCTTCTGTGGGATACGGAGCAACTCAAGAGATTGGTCCATTTCTCGTGGATAACAAAGGAAACAGTGTTAAGTCTAACCCCTACGCATGGAATAAAG AGGCCAACGTACTGTTTCTTGAATCTCCGGCTGGTGTTGGGTTTTCGTATTCAAACACAAGTAGTGATTATAGAAAACTCGGCGATGACTTTACAg CGAGAGACACATACGCTTTTCTCCAAAAGTGGCTCGTGAGATTCCCAGCTTACAAAGAAAACTTGTTCTATATCGCAGGAGAGAGCTATGCAg GGAAATACGTACCCGAGCTTGCAGAGGTTATTTACGACAAGAACAAGGAACACAACGACAACTTGTCACTTCACATTAATTTAAAGGGCATTTTG CTTGGAAATCCGTTGACATCATACGTGGAAGATTGGACAGGATGGGTGGATTATGCGTGGAGCCACGCAGTGATATCAGACGAGACATATAGAGTCATAAAAAGAAGTTGCAATTTTAATAGTAATACTACTTGGGACGTTAAAGATTGCAAAGAAGGCGTAGACGAAATACTCAAACAATACAAAGAGATTGATCAATTCAGCCTCTACACTCCTACCTGCATTCACCATTCATCAAAGCTTTATTCCTACGCCAATTCCAAGACG ACG ATACCGAGGCTGTTCGATGGCTTTGACCCGTGTTTGGATGATTACGCAAAAGTATTCTACAACCGAGCTGATGTTCAGAAAGCTCTTCACGCTACTGATGGTGTACATCCCAAGAACTGGACCATTTGCAA TGCTGATATTCTAAATAATTGGAACTGGACTGATTCAAAGCCTTCGGTTTTGCCTATATATAAGAAACTCATCGCTGGAGGATTTAGAGTTTGGGTTTACAG CGGTGATGCTGACGGAAGAGTTCCGGTACTCTCAACAAGGTACTGCATAAATAAACTGGAATTACAAATCAAGACAACTTGGAGGCCATGGTACCATGAGAAACAGGT AAGTGGATGGTTTCAAGAATACGAAGGTCTAACGTTTGCAACGTTCAGAGGAGCAGGGCATGATGTGCCTTCCTTTAAACCCAGTGAATCCCTTGCGTTTTTCTCTGCCTTCCTCAATGGAGTTCCTCCTCCTTCATCGCGACAGAGCTAG